In one Mucilaginibacter sp. PAMB04168 genomic region, the following are encoded:
- a CDS encoding DoxX family protein, protein MELLSQVKLWGDRHHPKWLDYFRIVLGMILIWKGVSFALNLSAFTALMTQSRLVTAVSLSIVAHIIIVLHVIGGLFIVLGSHTRTSCLLNLPVLLVAVFFVNLSHNIFKPYAEFWLSCTVLVGLICFLIEGDGIISVEHTKEGDQSVAHSQ, encoded by the coding sequence ATGGAACTGCTATCCCAAGTTAAACTCTGGGGCGATCGCCATCACCCCAAATGGTTAGATTACTTCCGCATTGTATTAGGCATGATATTGATCTGGAAAGGTGTATCTTTTGCCTTAAATTTAAGCGCTTTTACAGCCTTAATGACGCAGAGCAGGCTGGTCACGGCGGTTTCATTAAGTATTGTAGCGCACATCATCATTGTACTGCACGTGATAGGCGGCCTGTTTATTGTTTTAGGTTCGCACACTCGCACATCATGTTTATTAAACTTACCAGTGTTGCTTGTAGCAGTATTTTTTGTTAACCTTAGCCATAATATATTTAAGCCTTACGCGGAGTTCTGGCTTTCGTGCACGGTGCTGGTAGGCCTCATCTGCTTCCTGATTGAAGGCGATGGGATCATATCTGTAGAGCATACTAAAGAAGGCGATCAAAGCGTTGCTCATTCTCAATAG
- a CDS encoding LLM class flavin-dependent oxidoreductase, with protein MNYGYWLPVFGGWLRNVEDENMTPTWDYVKKLAMRSEEIGFDLALIAELYLNDIKGEQAPSLDAWSTAAALAAVTHKQELMVAVRPTFHNPAQLAKQAANIDHISNGRISLNVVSSWWKDEAEKYGIQFEQHDDRYARTAEWLNVVDSVWNRDNYSFEGKYYQVKDNILQPKPVSTPRPKIYAGGESDAAKDLISSTCDGYVMHGDSPELIGRRIADMRERREKKGLPPMLYGVAAYSIIRNNEQEVKQELERITNVQEGSSGYKNYQQWLSGTQLEQRVSLHDYSVSNRGLRSGLTGTPWQVQDRIAEFEKVGVDFFLLQCSPQLEEMERFADNIIAAKVN; from the coding sequence ATGAATTACGGATATTGGTTACCCGTGTTTGGCGGGTGGCTGCGCAATGTAGAAGACGAGAACATGACCCCTACGTGGGATTATGTAAAGAAGCTGGCCATGCGCAGTGAAGAAATTGGTTTTGATCTGGCCCTGATAGCCGAACTTTACCTGAATGATATTAAGGGAGAGCAGGCACCTTCGTTAGATGCCTGGTCTACTGCCGCGGCACTGGCCGCTGTTACGCATAAACAGGAACTGATGGTGGCTGTAAGGCCAACGTTTCATAACCCTGCCCAGTTAGCCAAGCAAGCAGCTAATATAGATCACATCAGTAACGGACGTATATCATTAAATGTGGTATCATCATGGTGGAAAGATGAGGCCGAAAAGTACGGAATCCAATTTGAACAGCATGATGACCGTTATGCCCGCACGGCGGAGTGGTTGAACGTGGTAGACAGCGTTTGGAACCGCGACAACTACAGCTTTGAGGGTAAATACTACCAGGTAAAAGACAATATCTTGCAACCTAAGCCGGTATCAACACCCCGGCCTAAAATATATGCCGGCGGCGAATCTGACGCGGCTAAAGATCTGATATCTTCTACCTGCGATGGGTACGTGATGCACGGCGATTCACCCGAGCTGATAGGTCGCCGGATAGCTGACATGCGCGAACGTCGCGAAAAGAAGGGTTTGCCGCCTATGCTTTATGGCGTGGCCGCGTACAGCATCATCCGCAATAATGAGCAGGAAGTTAAACAAGAACTGGAACGCATTACAAACGTGCAGGAAGGTTCATCAGGGTACAAAAATTACCAGCAGTGGCTGTCGGGTACTCAACTGGAGCAACGCGTTTCATTGCATGATTATTCGGTCTCAAACCGGGGCTTGCGCTCGGGCCTTACCGGTACACCCTGGCAGGTTCAGGATCGTATAGCCGAGTTTGAAAAGGTTGGCGTCGATTTCTTTCTTTTACAATGCAGCCCTCAGCTCGAAGAGATGGAGCGCTTTGCCGACAATATTATAGCCGCTAAGGTTAATTAA
- the infB gene encoding translation initiation factor IF-2, translating to MSEDKGIKLIKAVKELNIGMGTIVDFLNSKGYKVDKNPNAVLNSDMYSSLVKQFAADKSIKEEAKQINIGKIRRDEPGFVPDKPAETRAKDFEQEEILIKNAGTFAQSPNRPKEAEKPQERPDGSLPGVKVVGKIDLNNLNKPAPKPEAKPEPAPEPVKQEPVAPAPVAPVEQAPAAPVAKPEPAPEPVKQEPVAPAPAAPVVQAPAAPVAKPEPAPEPVKQEPVAPAPAAPVVQAPAAPVTPPVTATKPEAEVAPENQVIRAKAERLTGPNVIGKIQLPVDNNRRGNGPAGSSNPNSAENKRKRKRKENGPGQGQGPQQGQQPGGQQGQGGGQQGGNQQGGGNRQGGFQQGGGNRPGFGGNRPGGGFQQGGNRPGFGNRNAPAPGTPKEEPTEKEIQDQIKATLARLSGAGKSGKFAQRAKFRRQKRDDVAASAEEAALEQELQSKVLKVTEFVTANELASLMDVSVTQIISTCMSLGMFVSINQRLDAETLSIVADEFGYQIEFVKPDEEEINLEEEDAPETLIPRAPIVTIMGHVDHGKTSLLDFIRKTNVIGGEAGGITQHIGAYEVTLEDKRKITFLDTPGHEAFTAMRARGAQVTDIVIIVIAADDSVMPQTREAINHAQAAGAPIIFAFNKIDKPGANADKVREQLAAMNILVEDWGGKYQSQEISAKSGLNVGLLLEKVLLEAELMELKANPNKRAVGTVIEAALDKGRGIVTTVLVQAGTLRVGDPILAGSYSGRVKALTNERGMRVSEAGPSTPVQVLGMQGAPTAGDKFNALESEVEARDIANKRLQLQREQGLRTQKHITLDEIGRRLAIGNFKELNIIVKGDVDGSIEALSDSLLKLSTDQIQVNIISKAVGQISESDVLLATASDAIIIGFQVRPSGSARKLAEQEQIDIRLYSIIYDAINEIKTAMEGMLAPTFEEKIVANVEIRETFKISKVGTIAGCMVLDGKITRNSKIRIIREGVVIYTGELASLKRYKDDVKEVNTGYECGLNIQNFNNIEVGDIVEAYENVEVKRKLA from the coding sequence ATGTCAGAAGACAAAGGTATAAAGTTAATTAAAGCAGTAAAAGAGCTGAACATTGGTATGGGTACCATTGTAGACTTTTTAAACTCGAAAGGTTATAAAGTTGACAAAAACCCTAACGCAGTGCTTAACAGCGACATGTACAGCAGTCTGGTAAAGCAGTTTGCTGCTGATAAAAGCATTAAGGAAGAAGCTAAGCAGATCAACATAGGCAAAATACGCCGTGATGAGCCTGGCTTTGTTCCCGACAAGCCGGCCGAGACACGTGCTAAGGATTTTGAGCAGGAGGAAATCCTGATCAAAAACGCGGGCACATTTGCGCAATCGCCCAATCGGCCTAAAGAGGCTGAAAAGCCACAAGAGCGGCCAGACGGTTCGTTACCGGGCGTAAAGGTTGTAGGTAAAATTGACCTGAACAACCTGAACAAACCAGCTCCGAAACCCGAAGCCAAGCCAGAGCCTGCTCCCGAGCCGGTTAAACAAGAGCCAGTGGCTCCTGCACCTGTTGCTCCGGTAGAACAAGCACCGGCGGCACCTGTAGCCAAGCCAGAGCCTGCTCCCGAGCCGGTTAAGCAAGAGCCAGTGGCTCCTGCACCTGCTGCTCCGGTAGTACAAGCACCGGCGGCACCTGTGGCCAAGCCAGAGCCTGCTCCCGAGCCGGTTAAGCAAGAGCCGGTGGCTCCTGCACCTGCTGCTCCGGTAGTACAAGCACCGGCAGCACCTGTAACGCCACCAGTTACAGCCACAAAACCAGAAGCTGAAGTAGCCCCGGAAAACCAGGTAATTCGTGCGAAAGCAGAACGCCTTACCGGCCCGAATGTAATTGGTAAAATACAACTACCGGTTGACAATAACCGCCGTGGAAACGGACCTGCAGGTTCATCAAACCCTAACTCTGCAGAGAACAAGCGCAAACGCAAGCGTAAGGAAAACGGACCAGGCCAGGGCCAGGGACCTCAACAAGGTCAGCAACCCGGTGGTCAGCAAGGACAAGGCGGCGGCCAGCAGGGTGGCAACCAGCAAGGCGGTGGTAATCGTCAGGGTGGTTTCCAACAAGGCGGTGGCAATCGTCCGGGTTTTGGTGGTAACCGTCCGGGTGGCGGCTTCCAGCAAGGCGGCAATCGTCCGGGTTTTGGTAACCGAAATGCTCCGGCACCAGGTACACCTAAAGAAGAGCCAACAGAAAAAGAAATACAAGACCAGATTAAAGCTACGCTTGCCCGCTTAAGCGGCGCAGGTAAATCAGGTAAATTTGCACAACGTGCTAAATTCCGTCGTCAGAAACGGGATGATGTAGCTGCATCAGCAGAAGAAGCAGCATTAGAACAGGAACTGCAATCTAAGGTACTTAAAGTTACCGAGTTTGTTACCGCTAATGAGCTGGCCTCCTTAATGGACGTTTCTGTAACGCAAATTATCTCAACATGTATGAGCCTGGGCATGTTCGTATCCATCAACCAACGTTTGGATGCGGAAACCCTGAGCATTGTGGCCGACGAGTTTGGCTATCAGATTGAGTTTGTTAAGCCTGATGAGGAAGAGATAAACCTGGAGGAAGAAGATGCTCCGGAAACACTGATCCCTCGTGCACCTATCGTAACCATCATGGGTCACGTCGATCACGGTAAAACTTCATTGCTCGACTTTATACGTAAAACCAACGTTATTGGCGGCGAGGCTGGTGGTATAACCCAGCACATCGGTGCCTACGAAGTAACACTGGAAGACAAACGTAAAATTACTTTCCTGGATACACCTGGTCACGAAGCGTTTACGGCTATGCGTGCACGTGGTGCCCAGGTAACAGATATTGTTATCATTGTTATTGCTGCTGACGATAGCGTGATGCCGCAAACCCGCGAGGCCATTAACCACGCGCAGGCTGCAGGTGCTCCTATTATATTTGCATTCAATAAAATTGATAAACCAGGCGCCAATGCCGACAAAGTGCGCGAGCAGTTAGCTGCCATGAACATTTTAGTTGAAGATTGGGGCGGTAAATACCAATCGCAGGAAATTTCAGCCAAATCTGGCTTAAATGTAGGCCTGCTTTTGGAAAAAGTGCTGTTAGAGGCTGAGTTAATGGAACTGAAAGCCAATCCTAATAAACGCGCTGTAGGTACTGTAATTGAAGCAGCCTTAGATAAGGGCCGTGGTATTGTTACTACAGTACTGGTACAAGCTGGTACCTTACGTGTAGGCGATCCAATATTAGCCGGTAGCTATAGCGGCCGTGTTAAGGCATTAACTAATGAGCGTGGTATGCGTGTAAGCGAGGCAGGCCCATCAACACCAGTACAGGTGCTGGGTATGCAGGGAGCGCCAACTGCAGGTGATAAGTTTAACGCACTTGAAAGTGAGGTTGAAGCCCGTGATATTGCCAACAAACGTTTACAATTACAACGCGAGCAGGGCTTACGTACACAGAAACACATTACCCTTGATGAAATTGGCCGTCGTTTAGCGATAGGTAACTTCAAGGAGCTGAACATTATTGTGAAAGGTGACGTGGACGGTTCTATCGAGGCATTATCCGACTCGTTACTGAAATTGTCTACAGACCAGATACAGGTTAACATTATATCAAAAGCAGTAGGTCAGATCTCCGAATCAGATGTATTGCTTGCAACTGCTTCTGATGCAATTATCATTGGTTTCCAGGTACGCCCATCGGGCAGTGCACGTAAACTGGCCGAGCAGGAGCAAATAGATATACGCCTGTACTCTATTATTTATGACGCCATCAACGAAATTAAAACAGCGATGGAAGGCATGCTGGCACCAACCTTTGAAGAAAAGATTGTGGCTAACGTTGAAATACGCGAAACCTTCAAGATCAGTAAGGTGGGTACCATTGCAGGTTGTATGGTATTAGATGGTAAAATTACCCGTAACAGTAAAATACGTATCATCCGCGAGGGTGTGGTAATTTACACCGGCGAGCTAGCTTCACTTAAACGTTATAAAGACGATGTGAAAGAAGTAAACACCGGTTACGAGTGTGGTTTGAACATTCAAAACTTTAACAACATTGAAGTAGGTGACATTGTAGAAGCTTACGAGAATGTAGAAGTAAAGCGTAAGCTGGCATAA
- the nusA gene encoding transcription termination factor NusA, giving the protein MSNINLIDSFQEFKDFKNIDRPTMMSVLEDVFRSMIRKKYGNDENCDVIVNTDNGDLEIWRTRTVMEDGFSEDDDLEIELAEAHKHDPDLEVGDEFVEQITLESFGRRAILAARQTLVSKILELEKDEIFKKYKDRVGELISGEVYQVWKKETLVLDDEGNELLLPKSEQIPADYFKKGDSVKAVVHKVDMMNSNPKIIISRTAPEFLQRLFELEVPEIFDGLITIKKIVREPGERAKVAVESYDDRIDPVGACVGMKGSRIHGIVRELKNENIDVINYTNNVQLYIQRALSPAKITTIKLDEERKTAAVYLKPDQVSLAIGRGGHNIKLAGKLTGYEVDVYREADEHEEDVDIEEFSDEIDGWIIDEFKRVGLDTAKSILSLSLGELVKRTDLEEETIKEVLSILQAEFE; this is encoded by the coding sequence ATGAGCAATATTAATTTGATCGACTCCTTTCAGGAGTTTAAGGATTTTAAAAACATTGACCGCCCAACCATGATGAGTGTGTTGGAAGATGTATTTCGCAGCATGATCCGTAAAAAATACGGCAATGACGAAAACTGCGACGTAATCGTTAACACCGACAATGGTGACTTGGAGATATGGCGTACCCGTACCGTAATGGAAGACGGATTTTCGGAAGATGACGACCTGGAAATTGAATTAGCCGAAGCACACAAACATGACCCAGATTTGGAAGTTGGTGACGAGTTTGTTGAACAGATTACGTTAGAAAGTTTTGGCCGCCGCGCTATTTTAGCTGCACGTCAAACACTGGTATCCAAAATTCTGGAGCTCGAGAAAGACGAGATCTTTAAAAAATATAAAGACCGTGTAGGTGAGCTAATTTCTGGTGAGGTATACCAGGTTTGGAAAAAAGAAACGCTGGTACTGGATGATGAAGGCAATGAGCTTTTGTTACCAAAAAGCGAACAGATTCCGGCAGATTACTTCAAAAAAGGCGACAGTGTAAAAGCGGTGGTACACAAGGTTGACATGATGAACAGTAATCCTAAAATCATCATTTCGCGTACCGCACCAGAATTTTTACAGCGTTTGTTTGAACTGGAAGTGCCCGAAATTTTCGACGGATTGATCACCATTAAGAAAATTGTTCGCGAACCGGGCGAGCGTGCTAAGGTAGCCGTTGAGTCATACGATGACCGTATTGATCCGGTAGGCGCCTGTGTGGGTATGAAAGGTTCACGTATTCACGGTATCGTTCGTGAATTAAAAAATGAAAATATAGACGTTATAAACTACACCAATAACGTCCAGCTGTACATTCAGCGTGCATTATCACCGGCAAAAATCACCACCATTAAGTTGGATGAGGAGCGTAAAACAGCCGCTGTTTATTTAAAACCCGATCAGGTATCACTGGCTATTGGCCGTGGCGGCCACAACATTAAACTGGCCGGCAAATTAACCGGTTACGAGGTTGATGTTTACAGGGAGGCCGATGAGCACGAGGAAGATGTGGACATCGAAGAATTCTCGGATGAGATAGATGGCTGGATTATTGATGAGTTTAAACGCGTTGGTTTAGATACAGCAAAATCAATATTAAGTCTGAGCCTTGGTGAGTTGGTTAAACGTACTGACCTTGAAGAAGAAACGATAAAAGAAGTTTTATCAATTCTGCAGGCTGAGTTTGAATAA
- the rimP gene encoding ribosome assembly cofactor RimP, which translates to MNIEKRVTELVEEKLAEKPGVFLVSVKMHSNGKLIILIDGDTGLGVGDCADVSRHVGYHLEEENVIADAYNLEVSSPGIDTPLTLPRQYVKNVGRQVAIKTADGGKREGKLLALTADNVIIEEKVKEQGKKAVLVESAIPVDSITETKVLISFK; encoded by the coding sequence ATGAATATTGAAAAGCGGGTAACAGAACTGGTTGAAGAAAAGCTGGCCGAAAAGCCAGGCGTGTTTTTGGTAAGTGTAAAAATGCACAGCAACGGTAAGTTAATTATCCTGATTGATGGCGATACCGGACTTGGCGTAGGCGATTGTGCCGATGTGAGCCGCCACGTAGGCTATCATCTGGAAGAGGAAAATGTAATAGCCGATGCTTATAACCTGGAGGTATCATCGCCGGGTATTGATACGCCTCTTACCCTGCCGCGGCAGTATGTAAAAAACGTTGGCCGCCAGGTAGCTATCAAAACTGCAGATGGCGGCAAACGCGAAGGCAAGTTGCTGGCTTTAACGGCCGACAATGTAATTATTGAAGAAAAAGTAAAAGAACAAGGCAAAAAAGCCGTACTGGTAGAAAGTGCCATTCCGGTTGATAGTATAACAGAAACTAAAGTTTTAATATCGTTTAAATAA
- the gldD gene encoding gliding motility lipoprotein GldD has protein sequence MECKIKASLKLLSLLAGILLCLLACESTPDYSPKPRGYYRIYFPQRAYKEYRSGCAYTFTYPTYAVIEADKTPGAKPCWINLQLPQFKGTLHLSYQPITSKKVFNELIEDAHTFAFKHTVKATSIDEGIIRYPDRKVYGIYYTIDGNAASSAQFFLTDSTQHYLRGALYFNTAPKLDSIQPVLNFVKKDMAVLIKSFKWK, from the coding sequence ATGGAATGCAAAATAAAAGCTTCGTTAAAGCTACTTAGCTTGCTTGCGGGCATACTGTTATGCCTGCTGGCTTGTGAAAGCACGCCCGACTATTCGCCAAAGCCACGCGGCTACTATCGTATTTATTTTCCGCAGCGGGCATATAAAGAATATAGGTCTGGCTGTGCCTATACATTTACCTATCCCACTTACGCAGTTATTGAGGCAGATAAAACACCGGGAGCAAAGCCTTGCTGGATAAACCTCCAGCTCCCGCAATTTAAAGGAACCCTGCATTTAAGTTACCAACCCATTACCTCCAAAAAAGTATTTAATGAGCTAATAGAGGATGCACACACCTTTGCATTTAAGCACACGGTGAAAGCCACTTCTATTGATGAAGGTATTATTCGTTACCCTGATCGTAAGGTATATGGCATCTATTATACTATAGATGGTAACGCGGCTTCCTCGGCCCAGTTTTTTTTAACCGACAGTACACAGCATTACCTGCGCGGAGCGCTTTACTTTAACACCGCTCCTAAGCTTGATTCCATACAGCCAGTGCTCAATTTTGTAAAGAAGGACATGGCCGTGCTCATTAAAAGCTTTAAATGGAAGTAG
- a CDS encoding MBL fold metallo-hydrolase has translation MASIRAFSNNPYQENTYILYDDSGECAIIDPGMYTAAEQNAVVNFISSNQLKPVLLLNTHCHIDHVLGNKFVFDQYGLKPQFHEGELVVLQAMPVWAQQSGIRYELSPLPDTYLPESGTITFGNTTLELIFAPGHSPAHLCFYSKDDALLVGGDVLFSGSIGRTDLPGGNHTQLLQNIREKLFTLPSNVVVYPGHGPETTIGLERETNPFFG, from the coding sequence ATGGCATCTATCAGGGCATTTTCAAACAATCCATACCAGGAAAATACTTATATATTATATGATGATAGCGGAGAATGCGCTATTATAGACCCAGGCATGTATACCGCGGCTGAGCAAAACGCCGTAGTGAATTTTATCAGCTCAAATCAGCTTAAACCGGTTTTACTGCTCAACACGCATTGCCATATCGACCATGTACTGGGCAATAAGTTCGTGTTTGATCAGTACGGCCTCAAACCACAATTTCATGAAGGCGAATTAGTGGTACTGCAAGCTATGCCCGTATGGGCCCAGCAATCGGGTATCCGTTACGAACTTTCGCCTTTGCCCGATACTTACTTGCCAGAAAGCGGCACTATAACATTTGGCAATACCACGCTCGAACTCATTTTTGCCCCCGGCCATTCGCCTGCGCACCTTTGTTTTTATAGCAAAGATGATGCATTGCTGGTTGGTGGTGATGTGCTTTTTAGTGGCAGCATTGGCCGTACCGACCTGCCAGGAGGCAACCACACACAGTTGCTTCAAAACATCCGCGAGAAACTTTTTACCTTACCTTCCAATGTAGTGGTTTATCCCGGTCACGGTCCTGAAACCACCATAGGCTTAGAACGGGAGACGAACCCGTTTTTTGGGTAA
- a CDS encoding ABC transporter permease has translation MNTSIYIAQRYLFSRKKMHAINIISGISMLGVFVGSAALIIILSVFNGFEKVILSLYNNFTPELKIEPTRGKTFDPNTPYFKSLRRNEKLFSYIEALEEKALVRYGNRQFIATVRGVSKDFLKNKQLDSTIQNGSFTLEANNVAYAVIGSMVQNSLAVNINDRYAALQLYSPRRRVVNSINPEDEFVRRPIAVSGVFSIQQDFDDIVITPLVFARDLLDEPKDVSSLALNFKKGININQQQQVIQQKLGKAFSVKNRYQQNTELYKTLNYERWFTFLILTFVLIIAIFNIIGSLTMLVLDKKKDIAILTSLGAGKPLIQGIFFFEGMMISVTGCIAGIIVGLIFCILQQHFGLVKMGGQMMVIDAYPVDMKFTDFILVFLTVTGISVIASGISARLSVKGLDEIKQDL, from the coding sequence TTGAATACCTCCATCTACATAGCGCAACGATACCTTTTTTCGAGAAAGAAGATGCATGCCATTAACATTATCTCAGGTATTTCCATGCTGGGGGTATTTGTGGGAAGCGCAGCGCTCATTATAATTTTGTCGGTTTTTAACGGGTTCGAGAAGGTAATTTTGTCATTATACAACAACTTTACGCCCGAATTAAAAATTGAACCGACACGTGGTAAAACCTTCGACCCGAATACCCCTTACTTCAAAAGTTTGCGGCGCAATGAAAAGCTTTTTTCCTACATCGAGGCGTTAGAAGAGAAAGCCCTTGTACGGTATGGCAACCGTCAGTTTATTGCAACTGTGCGGGGGGTAAGCAAGGATTTTTTAAAAAACAAGCAACTGGACAGCACAATACAAAACGGCTCGTTTACGCTCGAAGCAAATAATGTGGCTTATGCCGTAATTGGTTCAATGGTGCAAAACAGTTTGGCCGTAAACATAAATGATCGGTATGCAGCCTTACAATTGTATTCGCCGCGCCGCAGGGTGGTAAATTCTATCAATCCCGAAGACGAGTTTGTGAGGCGTCCTATTGCAGTATCGGGCGTTTTTTCCATACAGCAGGATTTTGACGACATAGTGATAACGCCATTAGTTTTTGCCCGTGACCTGCTCGACGAGCCAAAAGATGTGTCATCATTAGCACTTAACTTCAAAAAAGGCATCAACATTAACCAGCAGCAACAAGTTATACAGCAAAAACTGGGCAAAGCGTTTTCTGTTAAAAACCGGTATCAGCAAAATACAGAGCTTTACAAAACGTTGAATTACGAACGCTGGTTTACGTTTTTGATTCTCACTTTTGTACTCATAATAGCCATATTTAATATCATAGGGTCGTTAACAATGCTGGTGCTGGATAAAAAGAAGGATATTGCCATTTTAACCAGCTTGGGTGCCGGTAAGCCGCTCATACAAGGCATTTTCTTTTTTGAGGGCATGATGATATCGGTTACTGGTTGTATAGCAGGCATCATTGTAGGACTGATATTTTGTATACTACAGCAACATTTTGGGCTGGTAAAAATGGGTGGCCAAATGATGGTGATTGATGCCTACCCGGTTGATATGAAATTTACTGACTTTATCCTCGTTTTTTTAACTGTAACGGGTATCTCAGTTATTGCGTCGGGTATTAGCGCTCGTTTAAGCGTAAAAGGGTTAGACGAAATTAAACAGGATTTATAA
- a CDS encoding energy transducer TonB, translated as MLKVLFTIITAGFCGLFSGYAQPTFKGGAAALDNFIAANIIYPEFSSQNCIAATIQVSFSIDKAGGVTDAQVQQGPGIDLDEEAVRVVKLTSGKWEVPAGYTNAVRVVLPIRFRPDYIKCQKRTEGMMSMQEAIIAYQKRQELENAVTNYYINKYAGKAPTQKESTIEALKTELGINEDLWKDLLEQANQKLKQGDKEGACKDWNFVKNTGSNMADSYLAKHCQ; from the coding sequence ATGTTAAAAGTTCTATTCACTATAATAACCGCAGGCTTTTGCGGCCTGTTTAGCGGCTACGCGCAGCCCACGTTTAAAGGTGGTGCAGCCGCGCTTGATAATTTTATTGCAGCCAACATCATATACCCTGAGTTTTCGAGTCAGAACTGCATTGCTGCTACTATACAAGTAAGCTTTAGTATTGATAAAGCTGGCGGAGTAACCGACGCTCAGGTTCAGCAGGGCCCTGGTATTGATCTGGATGAAGAAGCCGTGCGTGTGGTAAAACTAACCTCTGGTAAATGGGAAGTCCCCGCAGGTTACACCAATGCGGTAAGAGTAGTACTCCCTATCCGTTTCCGGCCCGATTATATAAAGTGCCAAAAGCGTACAGAAGGAATGATGAGTATGCAAGAAGCCATTATAGCCTACCAAAAAAGACAAGAGCTGGAAAATGCCGTAACTAATTATTATATTAACAAGTATGCAGGTAAGGCCCCAACACAAAAAGAAAGCACCATTGAGGCGCTTAAAACGGAGTTAGGCATTAACGAGGATCTTTGGAAGGACTTGCTTGAACAAGCCAACCAGAAGCTTAAGCAAGGCGATAAGGAAGGTGCTTGTAAAGACTGGAACTTTGTTAAAAATACCGGAAGCAATATGGCCGACAGTTACCTGGCTAAACATTGCCAGTAA
- a CDS encoding peptidoglycan DD-metalloendopeptidase family protein, whose protein sequence is MSKHEQLATYLQNNRSKVSGVVDFDPGTDRLLQFDFTSNNTRLSGEDIADTLKFSAWVSQELRQSGCRYGIGGYMEHRTLYARSKLFDTGGAEPRRLHLGTDIWADASTPVYAPLAGHVHSFQDNNSFGDYGPTIILEHHLDGLLLYTLYGHLNRASLQDLSIGQVITQGQQLAQFGNITENGNWPPHLHFQLMFDMEGLAGDYPGVAPYSQTEHWRQNIADPNLILQFTAATII, encoded by the coding sequence ATGAGCAAGCACGAGCAGCTGGCCACCTATTTGCAGAACAACCGTAGTAAGGTAAGTGGGGTTGTTGATTTTGATCCCGGTACTGACCGCCTGTTGCAGTTCGATTTTACCAGCAACAATACCAGGCTATCGGGCGAAGATATTGCAGACACACTTAAGTTTAGTGCGTGGGTAAGCCAGGAGTTACGGCAAAGCGGTTGCCGTTATGGTATAGGTGGCTACATGGAGCACCGTACTTTGTATGCACGCAGCAAACTTTTTGACACAGGCGGAGCAGAGCCCCGCCGTTTACATTTAGGAACAGATATTTGGGCCGATGCCAGTACGCCTGTATACGCTCCGTTAGCAGGCCATGTGCACAGCTTTCAGGATAATAACAGCTTTGGTGATTACGGGCCTACCATAATTTTGGAACACCATCTTGATGGATTACTACTGTATACTTTATATGGGCATTTAAACCGTGCCAGTTTACAGGATTTAAGCATTGGCCAGGTAATTACGCAAGGCCAGCAGTTGGCGCAATTTGGCAATATAACCGAAAATGGTAACTGGCCACCTCACCTGCACTTTCAGCTGATGTTCGATATGGAAGGGCTGGCTGGTGATTATCCGGGTGTAGCTCCTTACTCGCAAACGGAGCATTGGCGGCAAAATATTGCCGACCCAAATTTAATTTTGCAATTTACAGCCGCAACCATAATCTGA
- the rbfA gene encoding 30S ribosome-binding factor RbfA — MESKRQQKFAGVLQQDLAAIFQREGMNYLPNTLVTITKVRVTPDLAIARVFLSFFNNTNTQQSLQTVKSHASEIRYKLGARIKDQVRVIPQLEFFVDDTNEYVERMDKIFDKISKEPRQSEEGETE; from the coding sequence ATGGAATCAAAACGTCAACAAAAATTTGCCGGTGTGTTACAGCAAGACCTGGCCGCTATTTTTCAGCGCGAAGGAATGAATTATTTGCCCAACACGCTGGTAACTATTACCAAGGTGAGAGTTACCCCCGATTTGGCTATTGCCCGGGTATTTCTAAGCTTTTTCAACAACACCAATACGCAGCAATCGCTGCAAACTGTAAAGTCGCATGCTTCTGAAATTCGTTATAAACTAGGTGCCCGCATTAAAGACCAGGTAAGGGTAATACCCCAACTGGAGTTTTTTGTGGATGATACCAACGAGTATGTAGAGCGTATGGACAAGATTTTTGACAAAATAAGTAAAGAGCCGCGCCAGAGCGAGGAGGGCGAAACGGAGTAA